The Acidianus infernus genome window below encodes:
- a CDS encoding SDR family oxidoreductase, with amino-acid sequence MVSGKTVVVTGGTRGIGRAIAEKFFSSGNKVIVLYNSSDQEAEKMKERGFYVLKCDVSKRDQVIATAKKVSEITKTVDILVNNAGIWYLMSFEEFDDEKYRRMLEINLNGTIYVTHEFLPLMKEKGGAIINIASNAGLGTSAFGNTFYSITKAGIIILTRRLAYELGKYNIRVNAVAPGWVETEMTIGGKSEEEIEKLRQWFRERTMLHTTGKPEDIANIVYFLASDEARYITGQVIVADGGRIDYLTHGI; translated from the coding sequence ATGGTCTCTGGAAAAACAGTTGTAGTAACTGGAGGAACTAGAGGAATAGGAAGGGCAATAGCCGAAAAGTTCTTTTCATCAGGAAATAAGGTAATTGTTCTATATAATTCGTCAGACCAAGAAGCCGAAAAAATGAAAGAAAGAGGATTTTACGTTCTTAAATGCGATGTTTCAAAGAGGGATCAAGTAATAGCTACAGCAAAGAAAGTATCAGAAATAACTAAGACCGTTGATATTCTAGTAAATAATGCTGGAATTTGGTATTTAATGTCATTTGAGGAGTTTGACGATGAGAAATACAGGAGGATGCTAGAAATAAACTTAAATGGGACAATTTACGTTACGCACGAGTTCTTACCTTTAATGAAAGAGAAAGGTGGAGCAATAATAAATATTGCTTCAAATGCAGGTTTAGGAACTTCTGCTTTTGGCAATACATTTTATTCAATTACTAAGGCGGGAATAATTATCTTGACTAGAAGGTTAGCATACGAGCTGGGTAAGTATAATATAAGAGTTAATGCAGTTGCTCCAGGCTGGGTAGAAACGGAAATGACAATAGGTGGAAAGAGCGAAGAAGAGATAGAAAAACTTAGGCAATGGTTTAGAGAAAGGACAATGTTACACACTACAGGAAAGCCAGAAGATATTGCAAATATAGTTTACTTCCTAGCTAGCGATGAGGCTAGATACATCACTGGACAAGTTATTGTAGCTGATGGAGGAAGAATAGATTACTTGACTCATGGAATTTAA
- a CDS encoding NAD(P)/FAD-dependent oxidoreductase: MNVLILGSGYAGLTVAHRIRDYLKTIDVTIISRSAIVRENTIFPLLLTDEIKVEDTEFNAKEVMERKGVNFVEAEVEAVEDGEVKTSKGTFDYDYLFIALGGAYEENFEKIKGHEHAYMHHTLEGFLGLKKELSEAEDGVKIFVGNAKNSPIEGPSYQVALISEFILRKKGIKGEVYLATQSPRGVFGPIPDPKISEIANKYFEKRGIHLLKGKYVTEIRKDKVVLNDGEEIEADIKSVLPTLSAPKAVKEFTDDSGFIPVSFPSFSYNERIFALGDSAKGMVGPKTARSAMVSAENATYAFLKKMGISVDKPYYSQGVLCIMEGGDDGGIVRFDKNSKKNVSFILFGKQYVTIKKIYSRLLVNNAFNVPYHASLPFI, encoded by the coding sequence ATGAACGTACTTATTCTAGGTTCTGGTTATGCAGGTTTAACGGTTGCACATAGGATAAGGGATTACTTAAAGACAATAGATGTAACAATAATTTCTAGGTCAGCTATCGTAAGAGAAAACACTATCTTTCCGCTACTTTTAACTGATGAAATTAAAGTTGAAGATACCGAATTTAATGCTAAGGAAGTGATGGAAAGAAAAGGAGTAAACTTCGTTGAGGCAGAAGTTGAGGCAGTTGAAGATGGGGAAGTAAAAACTTCAAAGGGGACCTTTGATTATGATTACCTTTTTATTGCATTAGGAGGAGCTTACGAAGAGAACTTCGAGAAAATAAAAGGACATGAACACGCCTATATGCACCATACTCTTGAAGGTTTCTTAGGACTTAAGAAAGAACTGAGTGAAGCAGAGGATGGAGTAAAAATCTTCGTTGGAAACGCTAAAAATAGTCCTATTGAAGGACCTTCTTATCAAGTAGCGTTAATCTCTGAATTTATCCTTAGAAAGAAAGGAATCAAGGGTGAAGTTTACTTAGCTACCCAGAGTCCTAGAGGAGTCTTCGGCCCTATTCCTGATCCTAAAATTTCTGAAATAGCAAATAAATACTTTGAGAAGAGGGGAATTCATTTATTAAAAGGTAAATATGTGACTGAAATAAGGAAAGATAAGGTAGTGCTTAACGATGGGGAGGAAATAGAAGCAGATATTAAATCAGTATTACCTACGCTTTCTGCGCCTAAAGCAGTCAAGGAGTTTACAGACGACTCGGGATTTATTCCGGTTTCTTTCCCATCATTTTCATATAATGAAAGAATATTTGCACTAGGAGATTCAGCTAAAGGAATGGTAGGACCAAAGACTGCTAGGTCTGCCATGGTCTCTGCAGAGAATGCAACTTATGCTTTTCTTAAGAAAATGGGAATAAGTGTTGATAAGCCTTACTATTCACAAGGAGTACTTTGTATCATGGAAGGAGGCGACGATGGAGGAATTGTTAGGTTCGATAAGAACTCAAAGAAGAATGTCTCATTCATACTCTTTGGTAAACAGTACGTTACTATTAAGAAAATTTACAGTAGGCTTCTAGTTAATAACGCATTTAACGTACCTTATCACGCCTCATTGCCATTTATTTAA
- a CDS encoding MFS transporter, with product MDFSEIDFSKWTKAHWSLFSSLAVGFFMWGIIASIAPLFYPQVNQVWFLVVPIIAQLVGDLAISRLSDIRLGRKGTFFLTMGLYGTGALIIFGVSQAVVSGIISSSSPVFLPLVVLGIVLGYLGIEGEVPTALSYAGETMPLSLRETMLVFLPNFNNIGAMVAAAISYLTYYLSSSYLLELRTLGILAIVMVGFAIVMRYLTPESVRWLVKAGKKEEAEKEIKYFVAEVKHVIPGGVNKVSLGFRYAFLSIIGVSQYLTYGLMAYIIADYYFHGIVVDEIVFIANLGASIAGIIASFLVKYIPTRKFAVLSFLGGTLTMIPILLLISGVVPFSLGMFYVILLFNMAFSELGWATRTVLEPLLMPIKSRAFYIGLIRVAPMLAYAGSLYLTSGFSATQFVIYNLGLWALGLGGSLAWYYKGYDTNMIPIEETAGDTAYIERKE from the coding sequence GTGGACTTTTCAGAAATTGATTTTTCTAAGTGGACGAAAGCTCACTGGTCTCTGTTCTCGTCATTAGCCGTAGGATTTTTCATGTGGGGAATTATAGCGTCAATTGCCCCACTTTTTTACCCGCAAGTTAATCAAGTTTGGTTTTTGGTAGTTCCAATAATTGCTCAGCTAGTTGGTGACTTAGCAATTTCTCGCCTTTCCGACATAAGGTTGGGAAGAAAAGGAACCTTCTTCCTTACTATGGGGCTTTACGGTACTGGGGCTTTGATTATATTTGGAGTATCCCAGGCTGTAGTCTCTGGAATAATCTCTTCTTCCTCTCCAGTCTTTTTGCCTTTAGTAGTCCTAGGAATAGTCCTTGGTTATCTAGGAATTGAAGGTGAAGTTCCTACTGCTTTGTCTTATGCTGGAGAAACAATGCCCCTCTCCTTGAGGGAGACAATGCTGGTATTTTTACCTAATTTTAATAACATAGGCGCAATGGTTGCTGCAGCAATATCTTACTTAACGTATTATCTTTCTTCGTCCTACCTTTTAGAGCTGAGGACTTTAGGAATTCTCGCAATTGTAATGGTGGGCTTTGCAATAGTAATGAGATATTTAACTCCGGAAAGCGTTAGATGGTTAGTTAAGGCTGGAAAGAAGGAAGAGGCTGAAAAAGAAATAAAATATTTTGTTGCAGAGGTAAAGCATGTAATACCTGGGGGAGTTAATAAGGTTTCTTTAGGTTTTAGATATGCATTTCTTTCTATTATAGGAGTTTCGCAATACTTAACTTATGGTTTAATGGCTTATATTATTGCTGACTATTATTTTCATGGAATTGTTGTAGATGAGATAGTCTTCATTGCAAATTTAGGAGCCTCTATTGCTGGTATAATAGCTTCTTTCCTAGTTAAATACATACCTACAAGGAAATTTGCCGTATTATCCTTTCTAGGAGGTACTTTAACAATGATACCAATATTATTATTAATTAGCGGAGTAGTTCCATTCTCTCTAGGTATGTTTTACGTGATCTTGCTCTTTAATATGGCTTTTAGCGAATTGGGCTGGGCAACTAGGACAGTTCTAGAACCGTTATTAATGCCAATAAAATCTAGAGCTTTTTACATAGGCTTAATTAGAGTAGCCCCTATGCTAGCTTACGCTGGGTCACTTTACTTAACTTCTGGTTTTTCAGCTACTCAATTCGTAATATATAACCTTGGCCTTTGGGCTTTAGGGCTTGGTGGAAGTTTAGCTTGGTATTATAAAGGTTACGACACTAATATGATACCTATAGAAGAGACAGCTGGAGATACTGCCTATATAGAGAGGAAAGAATGA
- a CDS encoding MFS transporter: MLTKKQLALISVGTSLSFWDIFNVPYIENEASSQLGSINSTLILSAEMIGYFTGGAINGLIASKYGRKIGIILSMLLIFLGSTIGFFSTSFLQLAIAEFIIGFGIEGEVAVVPAYVSEMSSANFRGRAVGLTTLGGFLMSLIVGPVAVIAGDNWRILFLPSLMISAFALIFRLTLPESKMWEEKRREKMVWDNTVLLFLAIWFTSYFAGYSLFSTPVFSLLSNKGFSNTSLYFTYILYGDPLGVTLASILNDKLERKFSSSASNLLSGIAIISMPLLGGVSLLIAGFIAMFFQGFKFPTMYAYTAENLGTKIRTLGYGIADGIGHLGGAIGPVLFTLTYEYNASYSFMLIGIVSMISGVMLLKGARVKGKSLEEIKG, encoded by the coding sequence ATGCTCACAAAAAAGCAGTTAGCACTAATCTCCGTGGGCACGTCACTATCTTTCTGGGACATATTTAATGTACCTTACATAGAAAACGAGGCATCTTCACAACTAGGTTCTATTAACTCAACTTTAATCCTATCCGCAGAAATGATAGGATACTTTACCGGAGGAGCAATAAACGGGCTAATAGCGTCAAAGTACGGAAGGAAAATAGGAATAATTCTTTCAATGCTACTCATCTTCCTTGGTTCAACTATTGGATTTTTCTCAACGTCTTTCCTTCAGCTAGCTATTGCAGAATTCATCATAGGTTTCGGAATAGAAGGGGAAGTAGCAGTAGTCCCTGCCTACGTCTCTGAAATGTCTTCGGCAAATTTCAGAGGAAGGGCAGTAGGTTTAACTACACTGGGCGGTTTCCTAATGAGCCTTATTGTAGGACCAGTGGCAGTAATTGCTGGGGACAACTGGAGAATACTCTTCTTACCTTCTTTAATGATCTCAGCTTTCGCACTCATTTTTAGGTTAACCTTACCGGAATCAAAAATGTGGGAAGAGAAAAGGAGAGAGAAGATGGTTTGGGATAACACTGTCCTCCTCTTCCTAGCAATATGGTTTACAAGCTATTTTGCAGGGTACTCGCTCTTCAGCACTCCAGTCTTCTCATTACTTTCTAACAAGGGGTTTTCCAACACTTCCCTCTATTTTACTTACATACTTTACGGAGATCCATTAGGAGTAACTTTAGCTTCCATATTAAACGATAAGTTAGAAAGGAAGTTCTCCTCCTCAGCTTCTAACTTATTAAGCGGGATAGCAATAATTTCAATGCCCCTACTTGGAGGAGTTTCACTTTTAATAGCAGGTTTTATAGCAATGTTCTTCCAAGGTTTTAAGTTCCCCACAATGTACGCTTATACTGCTGAAAACCTTGGTACTAAAATAAGAACGCTGGGCTACGGAATAGCAGATGGAATAGGTCACTTAGGGGGAGCAATAGGACCAGTATTGTTTACGTTAACTTATGAATACAACGCAAGTTATTCATTTATGCTGATAGGAATTGTTTCAATGATTTCAGGAGTGATGTTATTGAAAGGCGCAAGAGTAAAAGGAAAGAGCCTTGAAGAAATCAAAGGATAA
- a CDS encoding HEPN domain-containing protein: MDKFLEFLEASIEEFNKGRYRVSCLLCQVSAELLIRSIFDERGLKQPIVPSHDIRTLLGRLNDENLYEFIKENRKELDVVSNCRKNSQYGEVKKEEAEECIKMVKLLFEKLKGNGVINDE, from the coding sequence ATGGATAAATTCTTAGAGTTCCTAGAGGCCTCAATCGAGGAATTCAATAAGGGCAGATACAGGGTTTCATGCCTCTTATGCCAAGTGTCTGCAGAGCTCCTAATTAGGTCGATTTTTGACGAGCGAGGGCTTAAACAGCCAATAGTACCGTCCCACGATATTAGAACGTTATTAGGGAGGCTTAATGACGAGAACCTTTACGAGTTTATAAAAGAAAATAGGAAAGAACTTGACGTTGTAAGTAATTGTAGAAAGAATTCACAATACGGTGAAGTAAAGAAAGAGGAAGCTGAGGAATGCATAAAAATGGTTAAACTTCTTTTTGAGAAATTAAAAGGTAACGGAGTAATTAATGATGAGTAA
- a CDS encoding PaREP1 family protein: MELFISLGTKFMEELPKPWFNNARLLEAKYEAEIARKFLEEGLLRNAAGKVYKTWKAAAFATR, encoded by the coding sequence ATGGAATTATTTATATCTTTAGGAACTAAATTTATGGAAGAACTGCCTAAACCTTGGTTTAATAATGCAAGATTACTAGAGGCAAAATACGAAGCGGAAATCGCAAGGAAGTTTTTAGAGGAAGGACTTTTACGTAACGCTGCAGGAAAAGTTTACAAAACTTGGAAGGCTGCGGCGTTTGCAACTAGATAA
- the panB gene encoding 3-methyl-2-oxobutanoate hydroxymethyltransferase: MLEKITFKSFLKKKERKEKITMLTAYDYPTAKIISLTELDGILVGDSLAMVVLGLENTLKVGMKEMLHHLDAVVRAKPRQLIVADMPFLSYETGDAVKNAGLFAKHGADAVKLEGGEEFSDVVKKIVRAGIPVMGHIGLTPQRFLRLGGYRTIGKTESEEEQLLRDAKALEEAGVFSIVIENVYSSIAKRITENLSIPTICIGAGPYCDGQILVIHDLLGLSDFKPYFAKAYVDLREIISKAISEYVREVKEGKFPSKEYYKEK, translated from the coding sequence ATGTTAGAGAAAATAACCTTCAAATCCTTCCTGAAAAAGAAGGAAAGAAAAGAAAAAATAACAATGCTCACAGCTTATGATTACCCTACTGCAAAGATAATTTCCCTCACTGAGCTAGATGGCATTTTGGTAGGAGACTCCTTGGCAATGGTAGTCCTTGGGCTGGAAAATACGCTTAAGGTAGGTATGAAAGAAATGTTACATCACTTAGACGCAGTAGTTAGGGCTAAGCCTAGGCAATTAATAGTTGCAGATATGCCTTTCCTATCTTACGAAACTGGGGATGCAGTAAAAAACGCTGGGTTATTTGCAAAGCACGGTGCAGATGCGGTAAAACTTGAAGGTGGGGAAGAGTTTTCAGACGTAGTAAAGAAAATTGTAAGAGCGGGAATTCCAGTCATGGGCCACATAGGATTAACTCCTCAAAGGTTCTTGAGGTTAGGAGGATATAGGACAATAGGAAAGACTGAAAGTGAAGAAGAACAACTTTTAAGAGACGCAAAGGCTCTAGAAGAAGCAGGCGTTTTCTCAATAGTTATAGAGAACGTCTACTCATCAATTGCAAAGAGAATAACAGAGAACTTATCGATACCAACTATATGCATAGGTGCCGGACCTTACTGCGATGGACAAATTTTAGTTATTCACGACTTGTTAGGGTTGTCTGACTTTAAGCCCTACTTTGCTAAGGCTTACGTTGATTTAAGGGAAATAATTAGCAAAGCTATCTCCGAATATGTAAGAGAAGTGAAAGAAGGAAAATTCCCATCGAAAGAGTATTATAAAGAGAAGTGA
- a CDS encoding ABC transporter permease subunit: protein MKYSIPYLGYILGFGIIPFALTFALVGLNFKTAFQGINLVPLNVIVYNTFFFSFFTALFSSIIGTFLAVGIDIISKGKRALSLLIMLPYTIPFTSSALIWTISLYGGYGWFTYFLGLKFDPLYMKCTALYAVTLVSIWSSIPMPFLIMLSALRSIPSYVKEAAEIDNLSLSEYYFRVALPMVGKAFWLSFLLEFILALGNFDLPYVLTSGGPGYATTTLPLLVYEEMFSYDNFSGGSLAAAILSIIATIPSIALLSLLRSKRTGWISLKIRIPNKVFKGIIFAFLALMLFFLDFPVYWMFLVAFRNSSLDFHYPPILIPKCLTSSYFSSASIQAVPYLISSAIVAITASVFTIFIALPSAYEVSKGKLKFILPLSIYLYSLPSTSFVIPLYDFFSSEGLLNTWWALILSTPIFTATFAVWLFFNFFLSFPKSYEDAAEVFSIKRKMTRIIMPLSRPALFSVFLLSFIFNWHLLFYPLIFTSTPYNYSFPPEGAQTITIFALLAIGDESINWGLLASSALVAALPVMVVTLFAIDRILKGSYSGGLKFI from the coding sequence TTGAAGTACTCTATTCCTTATTTAGGTTATATATTAGGATTTGGAATAATTCCCTTTGCGTTAACTTTCGCATTGGTAGGGCTAAACTTTAAGACTGCTTTTCAAGGCATAAATTTAGTTCCTCTCAATGTAATAGTGTATAATACATTCTTTTTCTCCTTCTTTACTGCATTATTCTCATCTATTATAGGCACATTCCTGGCTGTGGGAATAGATATAATAAGTAAAGGAAAAAGGGCGTTGAGCTTACTTATAATGTTACCTTACACGATTCCTTTCACTTCCTCAGCCCTAATATGGACTATAAGCTTATACGGAGGTTACGGATGGTTTACCTACTTTCTTGGTTTAAAATTTGACCCTCTTTACATGAAATGCACCGCATTATATGCAGTAACGTTAGTAAGTATATGGTCTTCAATTCCAATGCCTTTTCTGATAATGCTGTCAGCCCTTAGGTCTATTCCTTCTTATGTTAAGGAAGCCGCTGAAATAGATAACCTAAGCTTATCGGAATACTACTTTAGAGTAGCTTTACCTATGGTAGGAAAGGCATTCTGGTTATCTTTCCTTTTAGAATTTATATTAGCTTTAGGTAATTTTGACTTGCCTTACGTATTGACCTCTGGAGGACCAGGGTATGCAACTACTACTTTGCCTTTATTAGTTTACGAGGAAATGTTCTCATATGATAACTTCTCAGGAGGTTCACTTGCGGCAGCAATTTTAAGTATAATTGCAACAATTCCTTCAATAGCCCTTCTCTCCTTATTAAGGAGTAAAAGGACAGGGTGGATTTCGTTAAAGATAAGAATACCGAACAAGGTCTTTAAAGGAATAATCTTTGCCTTTCTTGCTTTAATGTTATTTTTCCTCGATTTTCCAGTTTATTGGATGTTTTTAGTCGCATTTAGAAATTCCTCATTAGATTTCCATTATCCACCAATATTAATTCCAAAATGCTTGACTTCGTCTTACTTCTCTTCCGCCTCAATTCAAGCAGTACCTTATTTAATATCAAGTGCCATAGTTGCAATAACTGCTTCAGTTTTTACAATATTTATAGCTTTACCTTCGGCTTATGAAGTGTCAAAAGGAAAGCTAAAGTTCATTTTACCATTATCGATTTACCTTTATTCTTTACCTTCTACGTCTTTTGTAATACCTCTTTACGATTTCTTTTCCTCAGAAGGGCTTCTAAATACTTGGTGGGCTTTAATACTCTCAACCCCAATATTTACTGCAACCTTTGCAGTATGGCTATTTTTCAACTTCTTCTTAAGTTTTCCGAAGAGTTACGAGGACGCAGCAGAAGTGTTTTCAATAAAGAGAAAGATGACAAGAATAATAATGCCTTTATCAAGGCCTGCCCTCTTCTCCGTATTTCTACTATCTTTCATATTCAATTGGCATCTACTATTTTACCCATTAATATTCACTTCAACGCCCTACAATTATTCATTCCCACCAGAAGGTGCACAAACAATAACAATATTTGCATTATTAGCTATAGGAGATGAAAGTATAAACTGGGGATTATTAGCTTCTTCAGCATTAGTTGCAGCACTACCAGTAATGGTAGTAACACTATTTGCTATAGATAGGATACTAAAAGGTAGTTATTCTGGAGGATTAAAGTTTATATAA
- a CDS encoding ABC transporter ATP-binding protein produces the protein MSVELKDVSKKFGKLYALSKISLKVEKGEFFVILGPSGSGKTTLLRSIAGLEKIDEGKILIDGRDVTSLPPGKREISMVFQNFALYPNKTVYENLSMPIENLKKDEREKIIEEVSKRLGISQLLDRYPSQLSGGQQQRVGLARALVKRSKVFLMDEPLSNLDAPQRISARKLIKEIQLENSITTLYVTHDQTEAMALADRIAIIDQGKIIQVGSPEEIYENPVNEFVASFFGNPPMSIIHDGKGKLGIRAEDVKIGEGNYKGIVKDIEFWGDRYLIYISFNNEEIKAFSSKRLKIGEEINFDFKYKVIP, from the coding sequence ATGAGCGTGGAACTTAAGGATGTAAGCAAGAAGTTCGGAAAGCTCTACGCATTAAGTAAAATTAGCCTAAAGGTTGAAAAGGGAGAGTTTTTTGTAATTTTAGGTCCTTCTGGCTCAGGAAAGACCACGCTTTTAAGGTCTATTGCAGGTTTAGAGAAAATAGATGAAGGAAAAATTCTCATTGACGGGAGAGACGTAACTTCTTTGCCTCCCGGTAAGAGAGAAATATCGATGGTTTTTCAAAATTTTGCTCTCTATCCTAACAAAACTGTCTACGAAAATTTATCAATGCCAATAGAGAATTTAAAGAAAGATGAGAGAGAAAAGATAATAGAAGAAGTTTCAAAGAGGTTAGGCATTTCCCAATTGCTAGATAGGTATCCTTCACAATTATCTGGGGGACAACAACAAAGAGTGGGTTTAGCTAGGGCACTTGTTAAGAGGTCAAAAGTATTCTTAATGGACGAACCTTTATCAAATTTAGATGCTCCACAGAGGATTTCCGCCAGAAAATTGATCAAGGAAATTCAGTTGGAAAATTCAATAACAACGCTTTACGTAACTCACGACCAAACTGAGGCAATGGCTTTAGCTGATAGAATAGCAATAATAGATCAAGGTAAGATCATACAAGTTGGGTCTCCTGAGGAAATTTACGAAAATCCCGTAAACGAATTTGTTGCCTCATTCTTTGGAAATCCTCCAATGAGTATTATACATGACGGAAAAGGAAAATTGGGAATAAGGGCTGAAGACGTAAAAATTGGGGAAGGAAATTATAAGGGTATAGTTAAGGACATTGAATTTTGGGGAGATAGATATTTAATTTATATTTCCTTTAATAATGAAGAAATAAAGGCTTTCTCTAGTAAAAGATTGAAAATTGGTGAAGAAATAAATTTTGATTTCAAATATAAGGTGATACCTTGA
- a CDS encoding ABC transporter substrate-binding protein encodes MKGVSKSIIALIIVVIVIIAAAGVYYVISHKSTTSISTTSSVTLTVVTFSGESAKFIQCAGNLFSEEHPGVTVKVICYPFSEYINQEKTALLAHSTEYDIIGFTSTSAQEVAPYLICLNESMFNMSDIIMPQEDFGGIIYNSTTGKTEMIGIAYETAVYLTAYKECIFCNATLAEEFYNEYHMNFSPTTWENWTIVLDVDYFLTSHGITKYGFLIDDHVSHGIIDAYPAVFGWYYERCPQLTQGKIGGIPGYNIMFESYILPGYSYPLPSFNSTAGIEALETYYDLVSYEPSPSLIQICYGDFAQFYPDAAGAFIFTSQLTCLNTTEREHTYLAPLPGDYAETGTDFLGVSKYSLHKQLAEEFLAFLVSPQVQKLAFLKFGKFPISKEAFQDLMGNTSLPSYEREWLTQVYRAAEEAWANPPNIPPTYTCLIPYFNCEVHCYLIGKISAQEALNIAAQDWIKAVSG; translated from the coding sequence ATGAAAGGTGTTTCAAAATCAATAATAGCTCTAATCATAGTTGTAATAGTTATAATAGCAGCAGCAGGAGTTTATTACGTCATATCACATAAGTCAACTACAAGCATATCTACAACTTCTTCAGTAACCTTGACCGTAGTTACATTTTCTGGAGAATCTGCTAAATTTATCCAATGTGCAGGTAATTTGTTCTCAGAAGAACACCCTGGAGTTACAGTAAAGGTAATTTGTTATCCGTTTAGTGAATATATTAATCAAGAAAAAACTGCCTTATTGGCTCATTCTACAGAGTATGATATAATAGGCTTCACTTCAACTTCTGCACAGGAAGTAGCTCCTTACTTAATTTGCCTTAATGAATCAATGTTCAACATGAGCGACATAATAATGCCGCAAGAAGATTTTGGTGGTATAATATATAATTCAACAACAGGAAAAACTGAAATGATAGGCATTGCTTATGAAACTGCAGTTTATTTAACTGCATATAAGGAATGCATCTTCTGCAATGCTACTTTAGCTGAAGAATTTTATAATGAATATCATATGAACTTTAGTCCAACTACTTGGGAGAATTGGACTATAGTACTTGACGTGGACTATTTCTTAACATCTCACGGAATAACAAAATACGGCTTCCTAATTGACGATCACGTTAGTCATGGAATAATTGACGCTTATCCTGCAGTTTTCGGATGGTATTATGAAAGATGCCCTCAGTTGACGCAAGGAAAGATCGGTGGAATTCCAGGGTATAATATAATGTTTGAGAGTTACATCTTACCAGGTTACTCGTATCCATTGCCTTCATTTAATTCAACGGCAGGAATAGAAGCTTTGGAGACATATTACGATCTAGTATCTTATGAGCCTTCTCCATCTTTAATACAAATATGTTACGGTGACTTTGCACAATTCTATCCAGATGCTGCGGGAGCTTTCATATTTACTTCACAACTGACTTGCTTAAACACTACTGAAAGAGAACACACATATCTAGCACCATTACCAGGAGATTACGCTGAGACTGGAACTGACTTCTTAGGAGTTAGCAAATATTCTCTACATAAACAATTAGCCGAAGAATTCCTCGCTTTCCTAGTTTCTCCGCAAGTTCAAAAATTGGCATTCTTAAAGTTTGGCAAATTCCCAATATCTAAGGAGGCATTCCAAGACTTGATGGGCAACACTTCCTTACCATCATATGAAAGAGAATGGTTAACTCAAGTGTATAGAGCTGCAGAAGAGGCATGGGCAAATCCACCAAACATACCTCCAACATATACTTGTTTGATTCCATACTTTAATTGTGAAGTGCACTGCTACCTAATTGGAAAGATCTCAGCACAAGAAGCGTTAAATATTGCGGCTCAAGATTGGATTAAAGCAGTAAGCGGGTAA
- a CDS encoding DedA family protein produces MYEFTSQLSYIVIFILMVLEGMSLPIPSEIIMPLVGYYSFKGYINIEIGIISGTIGSLIGSLIDYFIAEKLGIPFLSKYGKIFGIDDNKLNMLSTWFDKYGIFAVFGFRFIPLFRALISFPAGLARMKMAKFILATFSGHIIWNTALALIGYEFATQWETIINQIEKLGYIIAGIIILVIFTYIITILIKRRRNLR; encoded by the coding sequence ATGTACGAATTTACCTCACAACTAAGTTACATCGTAATTTTTATATTAATGGTATTAGAAGGAATGAGTTTACCTATTCCAAGCGAGATTATTATGCCTCTAGTAGGTTATTATTCTTTTAAAGGATATATAAATATCGAGATTGGAATAATTTCTGGTACAATAGGCAGTTTAATAGGTTCTTTAATTGATTATTTTATTGCAGAGAAGCTTGGAATTCCATTCTTATCTAAATATGGGAAAATCTTTGGAATAGACGATAACAAACTTAACATGCTTAGCACATGGTTCGATAAATATGGAATTTTTGCAGTATTTGGCTTTAGATTTATTCCTTTATTTAGAGCGTTAATTTCCTTCCCTGCAGGTCTAGCAAGAATGAAAATGGCGAAATTCATCTTAGCAACTTTTTCTGGACATATAATATGGAATACAGCTTTAGCACTCATTGGATATGAATTTGCTACACAATGGGAAACAATTATTAATCAGATAGAAAAACTAGGTTATATAATTGCAGGCATAATAATCCTAGTAATATTCACATATATAATAACTATACTTATAAAAAGGAGAAGAAACTTAAGATGA